In Rahnella aquatilis CIP 78.65 = ATCC 33071, one DNA window encodes the following:
- the parC gene encoding DNA topoisomerase IV subunit A, which translates to MSEMTHDGTERLALHTFTENAYLNYSMYVIMDRALPFIGDGLKPVQRRIIYAMSELGLSNNAKFKKSARTVGDVLGKYHPHGDSACYEAMVLMAQPFSYRYPLVDGQGNWGAPDDPKSFAAMRYTESRLSKYAEVLLRELGQGTVDYVPNFDGTMQEPKMLPARLPNILLNGTTGIAVGMATDIPPHNIREVAAAAVALLEKPNSSLEDLLEFVQGPDFPTEAEIITPRHEIRKMYESGKGSVRMRAVWHKEDGSAVITALPHQVSGAKVLEQIAGQMRAKKLPMVEDLRDESDHENSTRLVVVPRSNRIDLDQVMNHLFATTDLERSYRINMNMIGLDHRPQVKGLVEILTEWLAYRRDTVRRRLNFRLDKVLKRLHILEGLLTAFLNIDEVIHIIRTEDEPKPVLMQRFELSDTQAEAILELKLRHLAKLEETKIRGEQDELAKERDQLQALLASERKLSTLIRKEIQADADAFGDERRSPITEREEAKAMSEHDFIPSEPVTIVLSESGWVRSAKGHDIDASGLSYKAGDSFRAAAKGKSNQPVVFMDSTGRSYALDPTTLPSARGQGEPLTGKLTPPPGATIEHVLMAADDQKLLMASDAGYGFVCTFNDLVARNRAGKAMITLPDNAKAFPPMELHGNDDMLLSITAAGRMLLFPVADLPQLSKGKGNKIVSIPAAQAASGEDKLAWLLVLPPQTSITLHVGKRKLVLRPEDLQKFRAERGRKGTLLPRGLQRIDRVEVDSPVRAGGGDSEE; encoded by the coding sequence ATGAGCGAAATGACTCATGACGGAACAGAGCGTTTAGCTCTGCACACGTTTACTGAGAACGCCTATCTCAACTATTCCATGTACGTCATCATGGACCGCGCGCTGCCGTTTATCGGTGACGGGCTCAAGCCGGTGCAGCGCCGTATTATTTACGCGATGTCCGAACTGGGCCTGAGTAATAACGCCAAATTCAAAAAATCCGCGCGTACCGTCGGTGATGTGCTGGGTAAATATCATCCGCATGGCGACAGCGCCTGCTATGAAGCCATGGTACTGATGGCGCAGCCGTTTTCTTACCGCTATCCGCTGGTCGACGGACAGGGAAACTGGGGCGCGCCGGATGACCCGAAATCCTTTGCGGCGATGCGTTATACCGAATCGCGCCTGTCAAAATATGCTGAAGTTCTGTTACGCGAATTAGGTCAGGGTACGGTCGATTATGTGCCGAACTTTGATGGCACGATGCAGGAGCCGAAAATGCTGCCTGCGCGTCTGCCAAATATTCTGCTTAACGGGACGACCGGCATTGCGGTCGGGATGGCGACCGATATTCCGCCGCATAACATTCGTGAAGTGGCCGCCGCTGCGGTGGCATTGCTTGAGAAACCGAACAGCTCACTCGAAGACCTGCTGGAATTCGTGCAGGGGCCTGATTTCCCGACGGAAGCTGAGATCATCACGCCGCGTCATGAAATCCGCAAAATGTACGAATCGGGTAAAGGTTCGGTGCGTATGCGTGCGGTCTGGCACAAAGAGGATGGCAGCGCCGTGATCACCGCGCTGCCGCATCAGGTTTCCGGTGCGAAGGTGCTGGAGCAAATCGCTGGCCAGATGCGTGCCAAAAAGCTGCCAATGGTTGAAGACCTGCGTGATGAATCAGATCACGAAAACTCGACCCGTCTGGTCGTCGTGCCACGCTCCAACCGTATCGATCTGGATCAGGTGATGAATCATCTGTTTGCGACGACCGATCTGGAACGCAGCTACCGCATTAACATGAACATGATCGGTCTTGATCACCGTCCGCAGGTCAAAGGACTGGTTGAGATCCTGACGGAATGGCTGGCTTACCGCCGCGATACCGTACGCCGTCGTCTGAACTTCCGCCTTGATAAGGTGCTGAAACGCCTGCATATCCTCGAAGGCTTGCTGACAGCGTTCCTCAATATCGATGAAGTGATCCACATCATCCGTACGGAAGATGAGCCGAAACCGGTACTGATGCAGCGTTTCGAACTGTCAGATACGCAGGCTGAAGCTATCCTTGAGTTGAAATTGCGCCATTTGGCGAAACTCGAAGAAACCAAAATCCGTGGTGAGCAGGATGAGCTGGCAAAAGAGCGCGATCAGTTGCAGGCATTGCTGGCGTCAGAACGCAAACTCAGCACACTGATCCGTAAAGAGATTCAGGCTGATGCCGACGCCTTTGGTGACGAGCGCCGTTCGCCAATCACTGAACGTGAAGAAGCGAAGGCGATGAGCGAGCACGATTTCATTCCGTCCGAACCGGTGACTATCGTGTTGTCTGAATCAGGCTGGGTGCGCAGCGCCAAAGGTCATGACATTGATGCTTCCGGTCTGAGTTATAAAGCCGGTGACAGTTTCCGCGCGGCGGCCAAAGGCAAGAGCAATCAGCCGGTGGTGTTTATGGATTCCACCGGCCGCAGTTATGCGCTCGATCCGACTACGCTGCCTTCCGCGCGTGGTCAGGGCGAACCGCTGACCGGCAAACTGACACCGCCGCCGGGCGCAACCATTGAGCATGTACTGATGGCGGCGGACGACCAGAAACTGCTGATGGCATCGGATGCCGGTTATGGTTTCGTTTGTACCTTCAATGATTTAGTGGCGCGTAACCGTGCCGGTAAAGCGATGATCACGTTGCCGGATAACGCCAAAGCCTTCCCGCCAATGGAACTTCATGGCAATGACGATATGTTGTTGTCGATCACTGCCGCAGGACGTATGTTGCTGTTCCCGGTGGCGGATCTGCCGCAGTTGTCGAAAGGCAAGGGTAACAAAATTGTTTCAATTCCGGCGGCGCAGGCAGCCAGTGGCGAAGATAAACTGGCATGGTTACTGGTTCTGCCACCGCAAACGTCGATCACACTGCATGTCGGTAAACGTAAGCTGGTTCTCCGTCCGGAAGACCTGCAGAAATTCCGTGCCGAACGTGGACGGAAAGGAACCCTTCTGCCGCGCGGGCTGCAACGTATTGATCGCGTTGAAGTCGATTCCCCTGTCCGCGCCGGTGGTGGTGACAGCGAAGAATAA
- a CDS encoding 1-acylglycerol-3-phosphate O-acyltransferase, whose product MLFILRLIIVVIYSILVSVFGCIYCLFSPRNPKHVATFGKLFGHLAPVLGLRVEKRIPAEAVNNGNCIYIANHQNNYDMVTASSVVMPGTVTVGKKSLAWIPFFGQLYWLTGNLLIDRDNRAKAHGTIAQVVAQIKKKNLSIWMFPEGTRSRGRGLMPFKTGAFHAAIAAGVPIVPICVSNTSNKVKLNRWSNGLVIVEILPPIDTSGYTKERLRELSDHCRQIMADKIAELDAEVARREAAAKK is encoded by the coding sequence ATGTTATTTATTTTGCGTCTGATTATCGTGGTGATTTACTCAATTCTGGTCAGTGTTTTTGGTTGCATCTACTGTCTTTTCAGCCCGCGTAATCCGAAACACGTGGCGACATTTGGTAAGTTGTTTGGCCATCTTGCCCCGGTATTAGGCCTGCGCGTTGAAAAACGCATTCCGGCAGAAGCCGTGAATAACGGCAACTGTATATATATTGCCAACCATCAAAATAATTACGACATGGTGACGGCGTCATCGGTGGTGATGCCCGGTACAGTCACCGTGGGTAAAAAAAGCCTGGCCTGGATCCCATTCTTTGGTCAGCTGTACTGGCTTACCGGTAATCTGCTGATTGATCGTGATAACCGCGCCAAAGCGCACGGCACCATTGCGCAGGTCGTGGCCCAGATTAAGAAAAAAAATCTGTCGATCTGGATGTTTCCGGAAGGTACCCGCAGCCGTGGCCGCGGCCTGATGCCGTTCAAAACCGGCGCATTCCACGCGGCGATTGCCGCCGGTGTGCCGATCGTGCCGATTTGCGTATCGAATACCAGCAACAAGGTGAAGTTAAACCGCTGGTCTAACGGGCTGGTGATTGTCGAAATTCTGCCACCGATCGACACCAGCGGTTACACCAAAGAACGCCTGCGTGAATTGTCCGATCACTGCCGTCAGATTATGGCGGACAAAATCGCCGAGCTGGATGCCGAAGTTGCCCGGCGTGAAGCCGCTGCAAAAAAATAA
- the ftsP gene encoding cell division protein FtsP, with the protein MSLSRRSFLQASGVALAAGALPLKAEASGSQPALPVPPLLESRRGQPLFLTLQAAHWSFLGGAKAPVWGINGMYLGPTVKVHSGDDVKLIYSNRLAEPVSMTVSGLLEPGTLTGGAARLMQPGVDWSPVLPIRQAAATCWYHANTPDRMAPHVYNGLAGMWIVEDEVSKNLPLPNHYGVDDFPLIIQDKRLDGFGVPQYDTPASGGFFGDTMLVNGVQSPYVEVSRGWVRLRLLNASNARRYELSMTDNRAFHVVASDLGFLPAPMTVKRLSLGPGERREVLVDMSQGEEVSITAGEAAGVMDRLRGLFEPSSILVSTIALTLKPTGLLPLVTDNLPMRLLADQILSGNVVRTRDLRLGDSEPGINGAMWDINRIDLTAQQGTWERWTVHADMPQTFHAEGVSFLVKSVNGAAPLVEDAGFKDTVWVDGDVELLVYFNQPSYEHFPFVYRSGALELADRGSAGNMLVQPSM; encoded by the coding sequence ATGTCACTCAGTCGTCGCTCGTTCCTGCAAGCCTCCGGCGTGGCTCTTGCCGCAGGTGCTCTGCCTTTAAAAGCAGAAGCGAGTGGTTCGCAACCGGCATTACCTGTTCCCCCGCTGCTGGAATCGCGCCGCGGGCAACCGCTGTTTTTAACATTGCAGGCCGCGCACTGGTCATTCCTCGGCGGCGCAAAGGCACCGGTCTGGGGCATTAATGGCATGTATCTTGGCCCGACTGTCAAAGTACACAGCGGCGATGACGTCAAACTTATTTACAGCAACCGTCTGGCTGAACCGGTTTCCATGACCGTTAGCGGTTTGCTTGAGCCGGGAACATTAACCGGTGGCGCGGCGCGTCTGATGCAACCGGGGGTCGACTGGTCACCGGTGTTGCCTATTCGGCAGGCGGCGGCGACCTGCTGGTATCACGCCAATACGCCTGACCGCATGGCGCCGCATGTTTACAACGGGCTGGCGGGCATGTGGATTGTTGAAGATGAAGTCAGTAAGAACCTGCCATTACCGAATCACTACGGCGTTGATGATTTCCCGCTGATCATTCAGGACAAGCGTCTGGATGGGTTCGGCGTGCCGCAATATGACACCCCGGCGTCCGGTGGGTTCTTCGGTGACACCATGCTGGTCAACGGTGTGCAAAGCCCTTATGTCGAGGTTTCGCGAGGCTGGGTGCGTTTGCGCTTGCTGAATGCGTCGAATGCCCGCCGTTACGAACTGAGCATGACGGATAACCGCGCGTTTCACGTCGTGGCTTCTGATCTGGGTTTCCTGCCTGCGCCAATGACCGTTAAACGTCTGTCGCTCGGGCCGGGAGAACGCCGCGAAGTGCTGGTGGATATGTCGCAGGGCGAAGAAGTGTCGATTACTGCCGGTGAAGCCGCAGGCGTGATGGACAGACTGCGTGGCCTGTTTGAGCCATCAAGCATTCTGGTGTCGACGATCGCCCTGACGCTCAAACCTACTGGCCTGTTGCCGCTGGTGACGGATAATCTGCCGATGCGTTTGCTGGCTGATCAGATCCTCTCCGGTAACGTTGTCCGTACCCGTGATTTGCGTCTCGGCGACAGTGAACCGGGAATCAACGGCGCGATGTGGGATATCAACCGTATCGATCTGACCGCGCAGCAGGGCACCTGGGAACGCTGGACAGTTCATGCGGACATGCCGCAGACATTCCATGCAGAAGGCGTGTCCTTCCTGGTGAAAAGCGTCAACGGTGCCGCACCGCTGGTGGAAGATGCCGGATTCAAAGACACGGTCTGGGTGGATGGCGATGTCGAATTACTGGTGTATTTCAATCAGCCTTCCTATGAGCATTTCCCGTTTGTCTACCGCAGCGGAGCGCTGGAACTGGCCGATCGTGGCTCAGCGGGAAATATGCTGGTTCAGCCATCGATGTAA
- the dkgA gene encoding 2,5-didehydrogluconate reductase DkgA, whose amino-acid sequence MATQPIIKLHDGNLMPQLGLGVWKASNQEASSAVKTAIETGYRHIDTAAIYKNEEGVGEAIAANLVPREELFITTKLWNDDQLNAPQALETSLKKLKTDYVDLYLIHWPQPAQGHYVDAWKALLKLKEQGLAKSVGVCNFPLQHLQKLKDETGIFPVVNQIELHPLMQQRQLHAWNATHTIATESWSPLAQGGEGVFDQPLIQKLAEKYDKTPAQIVIRWHLDNGLIVIPKSVTPKRIRENFDVFDFKLEKEELAEVTKLDKGQRLGPDPEKGL is encoded by the coding sequence ATGGCAACGCAACCCATCATCAAACTTCACGATGGCAATCTGATGCCTCAGTTAGGACTTGGCGTATGGAAAGCCAGTAATCAGGAAGCCTCCAGTGCGGTGAAAACGGCGATTGAAACCGGTTATCGCCACATTGATACCGCCGCCATCTACAAAAATGAGGAAGGCGTCGGCGAAGCCATTGCCGCTAACCTCGTGCCACGCGAAGAGCTGTTTATCACCACTAAGCTGTGGAATGACGATCAGCTAAACGCGCCACAGGCGCTGGAAACCAGCCTGAAAAAGCTGAAAACAGATTATGTCGACTTGTACCTGATCCACTGGCCACAACCGGCACAGGGTCATTACGTCGATGCCTGGAAAGCCCTGCTGAAACTAAAAGAGCAAGGGTTGGCAAAAAGTGTCGGTGTGTGTAATTTCCCGCTGCAACATTTGCAGAAGCTGAAAGACGAAACCGGTATTTTCCCTGTTGTGAATCAGATTGAGCTACACCCGCTGATGCAACAGCGCCAGTTGCACGCCTGGAATGCCACCCACACCATCGCCACCGAATCCTGGAGCCCGCTGGCGCAGGGCGGCGAAGGGGTATTTGATCAGCCGCTGATCCAGAAACTGGCAGAAAAATATGACAAGACACCTGCGCAGATTGTCATCCGCTGGCATCTGGATAACGGGCTGATTGTTATCCCGAAATCGGTGACACCAAAACGTATCCGTGAAAACTTCGACGTGTTTGATTTTAAACTGGAGAAGGAAGAACTGGCGGAAGTCACCAAGCTGGATAAAGGACAACGTCTGGGGCCGGATCCGGAAAAAGGGCTGTAA
- the ahr gene encoding NADPH-dependent aldehyde reductase Ahr, giving the protein MSAPAAENTFNAWAAAGPNQPLEAFPYDAGPIGDEEIEVAIDYCGVCHSDLSMLNNDWGITQYPFVPGHEVVGKIVKIGNHAQNKGLKVGQIVGVGWNRGSCMHCHPCMSGDQHLCHDVEATIIGHHGGFADRIRSHWAWAIPLPEGVDITSAGPLFCGGITVFNPLLQFGVLPTHRVGVIGIGGLGHMALRFLNAWGCEVTAFTSSLAKRDEALSLGAHRVIATRDSEELKKIAGQLDFIMVTANASLDWDAIIGALAPKGRLHFVGVVPEAVPLHVMALISKQAEISGSPTGSPSRLADMLAFCARHDITPQVEHFPLSKINDAVEHLHEGKARYRVVLDMNA; this is encoded by the coding sequence ATGTCTGCACCTGCTGCTGAAAACACCTTTAACGCCTGGGCCGCTGCCGGTCCGAATCAGCCACTGGAAGCGTTCCCGTATGATGCCGGTCCGATCGGCGATGAAGAAATTGAAGTCGCGATTGATTACTGCGGCGTTTGCCACTCGGATCTGTCGATGCTCAACAACGACTGGGGTATCACGCAGTATCCGTTCGTACCGGGTCATGAAGTGGTCGGTAAAATCGTCAAAATCGGTAACCATGCGCAAAACAAAGGGCTGAAAGTCGGCCAGATTGTCGGCGTTGGCTGGAACCGGGGCAGCTGTATGCACTGTCACCCTTGTATGTCCGGCGATCAGCACCTTTGTCATGACGTAGAAGCCACCATCATCGGCCATCACGGCGGCTTCGCTGACCGTATCCGCAGCCACTGGGCATGGGCGATCCCGCTGCCGGAAGGCGTGGATATCACCAGCGCCGGTCCCTTGTTCTGTGGCGGTATCACCGTCTTCAACCCGCTGCTGCAGTTTGGCGTACTGCCAACTCACCGTGTCGGCGTGATTGGCATCGGCGGTTTAGGCCACATGGCGCTGCGCTTCCTGAATGCCTGGGGCTGTGAAGTCACTGCATTTACGTCATCACTGGCAAAACGTGATGAAGCATTATCGCTCGGTGCGCACCGTGTTATTGCCACCCGTGACAGCGAAGAACTGAAGAAAATCGCCGGTCAGCTGGACTTTATTATGGTGACCGCCAATGCCTCGCTGGACTGGGACGCCATTATCGGTGCACTCGCCCCGAAAGGCCGTCTGCACTTTGTGGGCGTGGTGCCGGAAGCGGTACCGCTGCATGTGATGGCGCTTATCAGCAAACAGGCAGAAATCTCCGGTTCACCGACCGGTTCCCCTTCCCGCCTTGCTGACATGCTGGCGTTCTGCGCCCGTCATGACATTACGCCGCAGGTTGAGCACTTCCCGCTGAGCAAAATCAATGATGCCGTTGAGCATCTGCATGAAGGCAAAGCGCGCTACCGCGTGGTGCTGGATATGAACGCTTAA